The genomic interval GCTGTTCGGCGGCGCCCTGTTTGGACTCTTTGCCGGCATCTACTATTGGTTCCCCAAGTTCACAGGTCGCCTGCTCAACGAGAAGCTGGGCCAGCTCCACTTCTGGCTCATGTTGTTGGGGTTTAACCTCACCTTCCAGCCCATGATGATCCTGGGGCTCATGGGGATGCCCCGCCGCATTTATACCTACCCCCAGGGCATGGGATGGGACGAATGGAACCTGTTGGCCACCATCGGCTCCTTCGTCATCGCCCTCTCGGTACTGGTCTTCATGGCTAACGTGGTGGTGAGCCTACGCCGGGGGGAGGAGGCGGGGGCCGACCCGTGGGACGGTCGAACCCTGGAGTGGAGCATCCCCTCGCCGCCACCGCCGTACAACTTCCGCCACATCCCTGTGGTGAGGGCCAGGGACGATTTCTGGCATCGCAAGTATGTGGAGGGGCCGGAGGGGAGGCCAGTGCCGGTGGTGGCTGGCGGGGCCCATGATGAGCACGGGCAGCAGGAAGATGAGGAGCATATCCATTTGCCCTCTCCCTCCTATTTCCCCCTCATCTGTAGCCTGGGGTTCCCCATCTTTGCCTTGGGCTTCATCTTTAAGGACTACGCTCTGGTGGCGGCGGGGGCCGTGGTGATCCTGTACGGGATCTACGGATGGGCCCTGGAGCCGGCCACGGAAGGATGAGGAGGTGGCCAAGTGACGCACCAGCCCCGACTAGCAGAGACGACCCTAGAGACGGCCACTGGGCTGGACAACCGGAAGCTCCTCATGTGGCTCTTCTTGGCCTCCGAGGCCGTCTTCTTTGGCTCCCTCATCGCCACCTACCTCCTCTACAGGGGGCAGAGCCTGCAAGGCCCTTATCCTGGGGACGTGTTCAACATCCCCTTCACGTCCGTCTCCAGCTTTATCCTGCTCATGAGCAGTGCCACCATGGCCCTGGCGGTGGGGGCTGCTCACCGTGGGCAACTCCACCAGATGCGCACGTGGCTGCTAGTGACACCTCTTCTGGGCATCTCCTTCTTAGCGGGCCAGGCCTTCGAGTTCACTGAGTTCTACCGCAAGGGCCTCACCCTGAGCTCCAACCTCTTCGGCACCACCTTTTACGTGCTGACAGGGTTCCACGGGGCCCATGTCTCGGTGGGGGTGATTATACTGTTGTCCCTGTGGGCGGCGGCCATGCTGGGGAAGATAGGGCGGCATAACGCCATCAACGTGGAGCTAGCGGGCCTTTACTGGCACTTCGTGGACATCGTCTGGATCGTCATCTTCACCTTGGTCTATCTGCTGGAGCCGTTGTAGGAGGGGAAGATGAGGCTGGCGGACCTGCGCGGGGTGGCAGCACGGCCACAGGAGCGAGAAGAGATCCATAAGGGCGTCCACCCCACCTTGGCCGATTACGTGCGGGTAGCGGTGGCCTTGGCTGTGGTCACCTCTTTGGAGGTGGCCATCTATTACTTGGAGGCGTTGCGCGGTGTGCTGGTGGAGCTCTTCCTGGCTCTCTCGTCCATCAAGTTCATGCTAGTGGTGATGTGGTACATGCACCTGCGGTTCGATAGCCCCATCTTCTCCTTCCTCTTCGCCTTTGGCGTGGCGGTAGCCATCGCTGTTTTCATCGCCACCCTGGCTACTATGGGGGCGGGGTTGTTGTGAGGGGGGGACGGATATAGCGTGCCTCTGCTGCACATATCCGGCGGGCTCTTCCGTCTGACCATCGGCGACTGGGTATCACACCCCGAGGCCATCGTAGGCTGCGTCGTCCTCTTGGCCCTGTACTATTACGCGGTGGTCTACCTGCGGCCACGGGTGTCCGACGCCGGGCGGGTGCGGCGCCTGCAGGTGGTCTTTTTCGTGCTGGGGGTGTTGAGCATCTACTTGGCCACCTCCACCCCTTTAGACGATCTCTCCGAGCTTTTGGTGAGCGCCCATATGGCCCAGCATGTCATCCTCACCATGGTGGTACCGCCCTTGGTGATAGCTGGTGTGCCTGGTTGGCTTTGGGAGTGGCTGCTGCGGGCCTTCCGGTTGGAGGGTGTGGCGCGGCGCATCCTCCACCCTCTCATGGCCCTTGGCATCTTCAATACCGTCCTTCTCATGACCCACTTGCCACCGACGGTGCGTCTACAGGTGGAGAACAGCTGGTTCCATCTGGCCGCCCATGCCCTCTTGGTGGTGGCGGGGCTGGTGATGTGGTGGCCAGTTCTGGGCCCCGTCTCTTGGCTTCCCCGCCTTTCCTACCCCATGCAGATGGCCTACCTCTTCGTCCACTCGCTAATCCCATCGGTGTTGGCTTCGTTTTTGACCTTCTCCGACCGGCTGGTGTACCCCTTCTACGTCCAGAGGGTGGCTCTGTGGGCCCTTTTCTGCGGCACCCCCTTCTCCCCTGTGCACGATCAGCAGATCGGCGGGCTGGTGATGAAACTGGCACCGGCTCCCATCCTCTGGGGCTTTATAGCGGTGGCCTTCTTCCGCTGGTATCAGGAGTTCGAGGCCCGGGAGCGCGGCCCCTCCTGGGAGGAGGTGGAGGCGGAGCTCAGGCAGCTGGGCTTAAGCGGGCCTCAGGACCTCCCTAGCGGGCGATGAGGTCGCCCGCCATCTGGACAGGGTGGATATCGCACCGGAAGAAGTATTTGCCCGGCGGCACGTTGACGGTGATGGTGTTCTCACAGGGCCCGGTGCATAGCTCGCCCACCGCCAGGGCCTCCTTGGCCTCCTTGGTCTTGTAGGCGGCGACGTTATGGGGAACGCCCGTATCCTCGTTGATGAAGCGGATGGTGACGTCCACATTGGCTGGTATCTCTAGGGTTTTGCGGTCGAACTTCAAAGTGGGGACGGCCTTGATGACTACTGAAGGGCCCCCAGCGCCAGGCTGCGGGCCAGAGGTGGCGGCGGCCGGGGGCTTTTCGGCGACAGCGGTGGTCACCTCCCCGCCCTCCTGATGGACGGCGGCGCCAATGGCCCCCGCTAAGATGCCCAAGAGGGCCACGGCCGCGATCCCCCCCACCTGCCAGGCCCGGATGCGGGGCCTGGTGGCCACGAACCAGCCTACCCCTAGGATGAGGGCGGAGATGCCCAAGGCCAGGGGAGTGGCAGCGTCCACATCCCCCACCTTCCAGTGGGCCAGCTCCAAATAGATGCGGGACAGGCCATAGATGACCAGCACGGCGAAGAGAAAGACGCCTGCTGGCAGCAACAGGGGCAAAACGGCGCGCTCCCGGACAGCTCTCTCTGCCTCCAATTGGCGCCACCACTCCTCGCTGCGCAGGGCCTCCATGTCCACCACTTGCAGGCTCCCCGGGACCAGAAGGTGGCGGAACTCCTCCAGGATGGACGCCACGGTGGTCTGGCCTGTCTCGTAGTCTATGAGGCTCTGGTCATCGGCCCAGCGTGTCTCCACCACCAGC from Dehalococcoidia bacterium carries:
- a CDS encoding cytochrome c oxidase subunit 3, which codes for MTHQPRLAETTLETATGLDNRKLLMWLFLASEAVFFGSLIATYLLYRGQSLQGPYPGDVFNIPFTSVSSFILLMSSATMALAVGAAHRGQLHQMRTWLLVTPLLGISFLAGQAFEFTEFYRKGLTLSSNLFGTTFYVLTGFHGAHVSVGVIILLSLWAAAMLGKIGRHNAINVELAGLYWHFVDIVWIVIFTLVYLLEPL
- a CDS encoding cytochrome C oxidase subunit IV family protein is translated as MRLADLRGVAARPQEREEIHKGVHPTLADYVRVAVALAVVTSLEVAIYYLEALRGVLVELFLALSSIKFMLVVMWYMHLRFDSPIFSFLFAFGVAVAIAVFIATLATMGAGLL
- a CDS encoding cytochrome c oxidase assembly protein; translated protein: MPLLHISGGLFRLTIGDWVSHPEAIVGCVVLLALYYYAVVYLRPRVSDAGRVRRLQVVFFVLGVLSIYLATSTPLDDLSELLVSAHMAQHVILTMVVPPLVIAGVPGWLWEWLLRAFRLEGVARRILHPLMALGIFNTVLLMTHLPPTVRLQVENSWFHLAAHALLVVAGLVMWWPVLGPVSWLPRLSYPMQMAYLFVHSLIPSVLASFLTFSDRLVYPFYVQRVALWALFCGTPFSPVHDQQIGGLVMKLAPAPILWGFIAVAFFRWYQEFEARERGPSWEEVEAELRQLGLSGPQDLPSGR
- a CDS encoding cupredoxin domain-containing protein, whose protein sequence is MEYVQLTLAQMPADRLEEALKPGGLLDRLDRHRQELQRQPGFRDMRVVRSINRQGNVQLVVETRWADDQSLIDYETGQTTVASILEEFRHLLVPGSLQVVDMEALRSEEWWRQLEAERAVRERAVLPLLLPAGVFLFAVLVIYGLSRIYLELAHWKVGDVDAATPLALGISALILGVGWFVATRPRIRAWQVGGIAAVALLGILAGAIGAAVHQEGGEVTTAVAEKPPAAATSGPQPGAGGPSVVIKAVPTLKFDRKTLEIPANVDVTIRFINEDTGVPHNVAAYKTKEAKEALAVGELCTGPCENTITVNVPPGKYFFRCDIHPVQMAGDLIAR